A segment of the Alistipes communis genome:
GCTGCCCGGATACGATCCCACGGTCAGCTTCACCGATCGGGAGGTTCGCTACGATACGGTGGCTTACCGCGGCCTGAACGTCGTCTACGACGGGAAGCACAACGTCCGCCCCCGTGTGCTGCGCCAGGCGATTCCGCTCTATCCCAACTACCTCTACAACGCGGAGCAGATCAACCGCACCTACAACAACATCATGTCGCTGGGCTACTTCAAGAGCACGCGCATCACCTTCGACGAACTGCCGGCGCCCGACAGCACGAACCTCGTCTCCTACATCGGCAACGCCGACGACTCGCTGGCCACGCAATATACGCAGGAAGGCTATCTGCGTTGCAACATTCTCGGCACGCCGCAGCTCAAACAGAGTTACAAGATCGACCTGGAAGGGACGACCACTTCGAGTTTCTACGGATTGAAGGCCTCGGTAGGCTATCAGAACCGGAACCTGTTCCGGGGGATGGAATCGTTCGACATCGCATTCAGCATCGGCCACGAGTTCATGAAGTCGCGCGACAGCGGCAAGCGCAACGCCAAGGAGTTCGGCGTCACGGCGGGGCTGGCTTTCCCGCGTTTCCTGCTGCCCTTCTTTTCGAGCCGTTACCGGCCGTCGCTCGTGACGCCGCGCACGCGGCTCGAACTGTCGTTCAACTATCAGGATCGACCCTACTACCGCCGTACGCTGACCAGTATGACATGGACCTACTCATGGAGCAACGAGAAATACTCGTCGTTCGCCGTACGGCCCGTCGACCTGAATCTGGTCGACATGAGCTACATCAATCAGGACTTTTTCGAGAAATTGCAGAATCTCTACCTGCGCAACAGTTACACCTCGCAGCTCGTGGCCGGAATATCGGGAAGCTACACCTACAACAACCAGTTGAAGAATCCGGGACGCAACGCCACGCTCGTGCGGTTCAACTGGGAGACGGCGGGCAACCTCATCGGGGGGTTGGAACACCTCTTCTCGTCGCCGGCCAAAGGCAAGGACTACTACGAAATTTTCGGTATTCAATACTCCCAGTATTTCCGCGTCGATCTGAGTGCCAGCCGCAAGATCATGCTGGGCGAAAAAGCGGCCATCGCAGGGCGGCTCTACGCCGGTTGCGGACTGGCCTACGGCAACTCGACCTCAATTCCCTTCGACCGTCTCTTCTACTGCGGCGGCAGCAATGGGATGCGCGGCTGGATCCCCCGTATGCTCGGCCCCGGATCGGTGCCGGTCGACCCCGACAAGGTGACCTATCCGGTCCAGTTGGGAGACATGAAACTCGAAGCGAACCTCGAATTCCGCTTCCCGATCTGGGGAATCTTCCACGGCGCCACCTTCTTCGACGTGGGAAACATCTGGTTCATGGGAAACAGCGCCGAGGAGTATCCGCCCGAAGCGGTCTTCCACATCCGCGACTTCTACAAACAGCTGGGATTCAACACCGGCCTCGGCATCCGGCTCGACATCAAGTTCGCCGTGCTGCGCCTGGACTGGGGTATTCAGCTGCACAATCCCAACAATCCGGCCGGCAAGCGGTGGATCCACGACTTCAAGTGGAGCAACACGGCGCTCAACTTCGGCGTGGGATATCCGTTCTGACGAAGCGGTCGACAGACGGCAAACGCCTCCGATTTGTATTTCAACCGAAATATGCTTATTATTGCAATGAAAATCAAAAACAATCCGCCTATGAAGAACTGACCCCATTCTAAACGCATCGTCACGATGTGAAAATCCGATCTTTCGGTGCCGTCACCGCACGAAAAGCGCCGGCACAAACATATAAAAAGCGTTAGCTTTGCATCTTTGCATATCGAAATCTGGAAAATTTCAACCTGTGGCAAAAGAAGTGAAGTCGATGCTCACGTTTCCAACGTGGGCTTCACTTTCGTTTATTGCCACAAGGTATTCCAGAACCTCGATATGCGATAATGAGAGTTATGTCCCACGTTTTTTATATGTCCTGTTTTCCTTAAAACGTATTTACGCCCGGGACAGGCGACATACAAACACTTATCAAAATCCATGAAATTGTTCCACTATCTGCCCGTCGGGGCATACGCCGCTGCGGCCGCCCTTCTGCTCGCGTCGTGCGGCGTCTCGAAAAGGAGTCTCAAACAGAGCAACCGCGCATTGACGGCGGCATTGCAGGCTTCCGCTCAAAAAGAACAAGCCGAAGCGTTGAAACTCTACTCCGACACCTCGATTCCGCAGGGCGAAGCACGCAAAAGCGTCAGCCGCGACAACCCCGGCCAAACCGCTCTCGAACAGACGATCATCCGCTGGGCGATCGACTCCGACCCGCAAGGTGCGCGCGTCTTCTACCGCGTGCTGTCGAGTATTCCGGCCGTGGTGAAAAATACCAACGAAACCTACCTCATGACCACGCCTTACGAAGAGACGCGCGCCTTCAACATCCTGGGGCTGACCTATGAGAACTCACGCGACGTACAAATCGAAATCAAGGTCGTCAAGACGGGCTACGAAGCGCAGGTCAAACGGTTCAACGTCCGACAGGCCATCGACCAGCAGGAAATCAGCAGCTTCTTCATGCTCGTTCCCAAAGAGTAAGGAGCCTCAATCCCTCGAAAACGAATAGGACTGCCGTACGGAACGGCAGTCCTATTTTCATGCGGAACGCTTCGCCGCTACCGATTGCGCGGCGCGATGCAGTAGGTCATCACGGCGCTCAAAATATAAAGTCCCGCCATAAACCAGACGATACCGACATAGCCGATCGCATTCCGGAACAGCGCCACGATCAGCGGGCCGACGAAGGCCGCCAGTCCGGCTCCCAGATTCAGCACCGACACGGCGGCGCCCTTATCCTTGTCGACCAGCGAAGGAACCAATGCGCTCAGCGGCACGTAACCGGCCAGCATGATGCACCACAAGGCCCCGCAGGCGAGAATAAACCAGAAATTATTGCAGATCACCGGCGCATAGAAGAATAGCAGCACGCTCACGGCGCACCCCACGCCGCCGAACCACACGATCGTCCGCCCCCAGCCGATGTGATCGCCGACGATCCCGAAGATCAGATTGAAGAGGATGTTGAACAGAAAGATCGAACCCCAGATCGACGCCCACTGGGTGTCGCCGATCCCGTAATCCTTCAAATAGAGCGGCATGAAAACGACGAAGGCGAATTGCGACGTGGTATTGATGACGCGCACGATTCCGCCGACGAGCACCTTGGGTTCGCGCTTCATAATAGCCAGGCCGCTCAGCAACTCCCTGAACTTCGACGTGCCGGAACTCGGCCTCTCCGCCCCGACGAAGAGGTTCCGGTCGTCGCACTTATTGACCCACAATGCCAGCACCGCGCCGACCGATGCGAAGACAAGCGAACTCCACAACGTCGGGACCACGCCGATACGCTCCATCGCATAAGCGCCGTAATAGGCTCCCAATACGTTCAAACCGCCCGTAAAGACGAACCAGAACCATCCCTGCGCGGAACTCAGCCGGCTTTTGTCCACGCGATAGGCGATCCAGACGATAAACGTATAGGCGAAAAGCGGATAACCCAGTCCTTTGATCGCATAGGTAACGAGCAACACCGGGTAGTTCAGCCCCATCATACCGATTCCCGCGAATCCAGCCATGCCGACAAGGTAAACCAGGTAGCCGAGCAGCATCGTCCGGCGCACGCCGATCGTTTCGGCGATCACGCCCGAAAACCAGGCGGACAAAGCCACCGAGATTCCGTAAACGGTGAACAGGACTTCGTGGTCGAGTCCCTGTGATGCGATGTAGCGGCTCAGCCAGGTCTGCTCGATACCGTCGCCCATCATGAAGATGAGCACACCGATAAAGCCCCATGCCAACGACTTGGGCAAACCGGTTTTGTCGTAAAAGGTCGTCATTGAAAAGTTCGGTTAGTATGTTTTCATTTATTTTCGTATTCAAAGTTATAAAAAGTTTTTCGTTTCAGGCCATGAGAAGTAACTATTTTCGTTCAACGGGAGATTCTCAGGGGCCGTTTCCGTATCGGAGGGAGATTTTATCAAAGAAGCCCGGCGGTAAGGAGGGCTGAGAACCAGACCCGACAGCCTCTCGCCCCTTTCCCTCGCAGTCATCTTCCCTCCGCAGCGGAGCGGACTCCGTGAAGGGAATGGTAGTAAATGCGATGCGAGGGAAAGGAACGAGAAGGAAAGGGGCGAAAACGAGTGCCGCGGGAAACCGCGGAAAACAAAAAAGGTCAGACCATAAGGTCTGACCTTGAAGAGGCGGCTACCTACTCTCCCACACGATAAGTGCAGTACCATCGGCGTTAGTGAGCTTAACTTCTCTGTTCGGAATGGGAAGAGGTGGAACCTCACCACTATAACCACCTAAGAACCTTCTCTTCTCTAAGCAGATTTATCTGCCAGAAGACGGGTATTTATAAACCGGACCCCTCCGATAAAACTTGACATAATCCGGAAAATGAGATAACTTTTGAAAAAAGCCTTTCGGGTAATTAGTATTGCTCGACTTTGACATCACTGTCTTTACATCTGCAACCTATCAACGTAGTAGTCTCCTACGCCCCTCAAGGGAAGACTCATCTTGGGGATGGCTTCGCGCTTAGATGCTTTCAGCGCTTATCCAAACCGAACGCGGCTACTCGGCGGTACACTTGGCAGCATAACCGATACACCGGAGGTTCGTCCAACTCGGTCCTCTCGTACTAAAGTCAGGACCCCTCAATCTTCCTACGCCCGCAACAGATAGAGACCGAACTGTCTCACGACGTTCTGAACCCAGCTCGCGTGCCACTTTAATCGGCGAACAGCCGAACCCTTGGGACCTTCTCCAGCCCCAGGATGTGACGAGCCGACATCGAGGTGCCAAACCGCCGCGTCGATATGAGCTCTTGGCGGCGATCAGCCTGTTATCCCCGGAGTACCTTTTATCCTTTGAGCGATGGCCAGTCCACACAGAACCACCGGATCACTATACCCTACTTTCGTACCTGGTCGACTTGTATGTCTCACAGTCAAGCGCCCTTATGCTATTGCACTCTGCGCACGGTTACCATTCGTGCTGAGGGCACCTTGGGAAGCCTCCGTTACGCTTTTGGAGGCGACCACCCCAGTCAAACTACCCACCAAGCGGTGTCTCCCTCGCGGGGTTAGAACTCAGATACACAAAGGGCAGTATTTCAACGTCGACTCCACGAATACTGGCGTACCCGCTTCAGTGTCTCCTGCCTATCCTACACATTGTGTACCCAAATTCAGCGCTAAGCTGCAGTAAAGGTTCACGGGGTCTTTTCGTCCCGTTGCGGGTACCCGGCATCTTCACCGGGACTACAATTTCACCGAGCTCACGGTTGAGACAGTGTCCAGATCGTTACACCATTCGTGCAGGTCGGAACTTACCCGACAAGGAATTTCGCTACCTTAGGACCGTTATAGTTACGGCCGCCGTTTACTGGGGCTTCGATTCAATGCTTCTCTTGCGATGACATCCCCTCTTAACCTTCCAGCACCGGGCAGGTGTCAGGCCCTATACTTCTTCTTTCGAATTTGCAGAGCCCTGTGTTTTTGATAAACAGTCGCCTGGACCTCTTCGCTGCGCCCTACTCGCGTAGGGACCCCTTTTCCCGAAGTTACGGGGTTAATTTGCCTAGTTCCTTAACCGTGATTCACTCGAGCACCTTAGGATACTCTCCTCGACCACCTGTGTCGGTTTACGGTACGGGTGACATATACTATAACTTAGAAGATTTTCTCGGAAACATGCTTGGGTACACTATCAAATTGCCCGTAGGCTCTCTGTACTGTCGGGTTTCAGCAAGGACTGACTCTTAATCTGCCCCTATACATACGCCCTTTAACCTCCTATTCCGTCAGGAGGCGGTACTTACGCGATTTCGTCTCTCCATCGAGGTATATGTCAGTATCGGAATATTAACCGATTATCCATCGAGATCGCCGTTCGGCTTACCCTTAGGACCCGACTAACCCTGATCCGATTAGCGTTGATCAGGAAACCTTGGTCTTGCGGTGTGCGGGTTACTCTCCCGCATTATCGTTACTCATGCCTACATTTGCTTTTCCATACGCTCCACAACATCTCACGACGCTGCTTCGACGCTGAATGGAATGCTCCCCTACCGCGCTTTCGCGCCCAGAACTTCGGTGGTATGCTTGATGCCCGTTTATTATCCACGCTTTGTCGCTCGACTAGTGAGCTGTTACGCACTCTTTGAATGAATAGCTGCTTCCAAGCTAACATCCTAGCTGTCTATGCAACAAAACATCGTTAGTTCAACTTAGCATACGCTTGGGGACCTTAGTTGCTGGTCTGAGTTGTTCCTCTTTTGTCACCGGACATTAGCACCCGGTGGCTCACTGCTGTAAATCATACTACTGGCATTCGGAGTTTGTCGGGATTTGGTAGGCGGTGAAGCCCCCGCATCCAATCAGTAGCTCTACCTCCAGTAGACTCTTTATTACAACGCTGCCCCTAAAGGCATTTCGGGGAGTACGAGCTATTTCCCAGCTTGATTGGCCTTTCACTCCTACCCTCAAGTCATCGAGAAGCTTTTCAACGCTTATTCGTTCGGACCTCCAGTTGGCTTTACCCAACCTTCATCCTGCTCAAGGGTAGATCGCAAGGTTTCGCGTCTACAACCACTGACTAAACGCCCTGTTCAGACTCGCTTTCGCTTCGGCTCCGTGCTTCCTAGCACTTAACCTCGCCAGTGATTAGTAACTCGTAGGCTCATTATTCAATAGGCACGCCGTCACGGCACGAAGCCGCTCCGACAGGTTGTAAGCGTATGGTTTCAGGTTCTTTTTCACTCCCCTGTTCGGGGTTCTTTTCACCTTTCCTTCACAGTACTGGTTCACTATCGGTCTCTTGGGAGTATTTAGCCTTACCGGGTGGTCCCGGCAAATTCTGACTGGATTCCTCGTGTCCCGCCATACTCAGGATACTGCTATCTTTGAACTTAATTACCTGTACGAGACTTTCACTCTCTATGGTCGACTTTTCCAAATCTTTCCAGTTCTTTGTCCTTCGAATCTCGCAGTCCTATAACCCCGGCATTGCCGTAACAATACCGGTTTGGGCTCCTTCCATTTCGCTCGCCGCTACTTTGGAAATCGATGTTTCTTTCTTCTCCTCCTCCTACTTAGATGTTTCAGTTCAGAGGGTTAGCCCCCATTGCTGGGTGACAGGCCTTCTGCCTGCCGGGTTGTCCCATTCGGATATTCGCGGATCAATTCTCGTTTGCAAATCCCCGCGACTTTTCGCAGCTTACCACGTCCTTCTTCGCCTCCAAGAGCCTAGGCATCCCCCATACGCTCTTTATTACTTTCTTCTTTCATACCGACCCCCTATTGTAAGTCGGTACGCTTATCTCATTTCCCTTAATTATGTCAATGAACGATGATCGAAAATTCGATCGGCAGTGGAGGATAAGGGAGTCGAACCCTTGACCCCCTGCTTGCAAAGCAGGTGCTCTAGCCAACTGAGCTAATCCCCCGGTCTCGTGTAGTCCCGTGCGGACTTGAACCGCAGACCCCTACATTATCAGTGTAGTGCTCTAACCAACTGAGCTACGGGACTGTGCCGCAGGAAACCCCACTGTATAACATAAAAATTACCGGTTTTGAGAAAAAGCTCGCATCTAACTGTCGAAGCAGTCATACTCTCCAGAAAGGAGGTGTTCCAGCCGCACCTTCCGGTACGGCTACCTTGTTACGACTTAGCCCCAGTCATCGGTTTTGCCCTAGGTCGCTCCTTTCGGTCACGAACTTCAGGCACCCCCAACTCCCATGGCTTGACGGGCGGTGTGTACAAGGCCCGGGAACGTATTCACCGCGCCATGGCTGATGCGCGATTACTAGCGAATCCAACTTCATGGAGGCGAGTTTCAGCCTCCAATCCGAACTGAGATAGGCTTTCGAGATTCGCTCCCCATCACTGGGTGGCTGCCCTCTGTACCTACCATTGTAACACGTGTGTCGCCCCGGACGTAAGGGCCGTGCTGATTTGACGTCATCCCCACCTTCCTCTCGGCTTACACCGGCAGTCCCGATAGAGTGCCCAGCTTGTTTGATCGCTCAAACGCTCTGATGGCAACTATCAGTAGGGGTTGCGCTCGTTATGGGACTTAACCCGACACCTCACGGCACGAGCTGACGACAACCATGCAGCACCTAGTTTCCTGCCCCGAAGGGAAATCCTGTTTCCAGAATCGTCAGTAACTTTCAAGCCCGGGTAAGGTTCCTCGCGTATCATCGAATTAAACCACATGTTCCTCCGCTTGTGCGGGCCCCCGTCAATTCCTTTGAGTTTCATTCTTGCGAACGTACTCCCCAGGTGGATAGCTTATCGATTTCTCTTAGTCACCGACTGTGTATCGCCGACAACGAGCTATCATCGTTTACTGCGTGGACTACCAGGGTATCTAATCCTGTTTGCTCCCCACGCTTTCGTGCCTCAACGTCAGATATAGTTTGGTAAGCTGCCTTCGCAATCGGTGTTCTGTATGATCTCTAAGCATTTCACCGCTACACCATACATTCCGCCTACCGCAACTACTCTCTAGCCCAGCAGTATCAACGGCACGTTTGGTGTTAAGCACCAAAATTTCACCGCTGACTTACTAAACCGCCTACGCACCCTTTAAACCCAATAAATCCGGATAACGCTTGGATCCTCCGTATTACCGCGGCTGCTGGCACGGAGTTAGCCGATCCTTATTCGTACGATACTTTCAGGCAGATACACGTATCTGCGTTTACCCTCGTACAAAAGCAGTTTACAACTCATAGAGCCGTCTTCCTGCACGCGGCATGGCTGGTTCAGACTTCCGTCCATTGACCAATATTCCTCACTGCTGCCTCCCGTAGGAGTTTGGTCCGTGTCTCAGTACCAATGTGGGGGGTTAACCTCTCAGTCCCCCTATGTATCGTCGCCTTGGTAAGCCGTTACCTTACCAACTAGCTAATACAACGCATGCCCATCCTTTACCACCAAAGCTTTCAACTCCGAAAGATGCCTCCCGGAATATTATGGGGTATTAGTACCGATTTCTCAGTGTTATCCCCCTGTAAAGGGTAGGTTGCATACGCGTTACGCACCCGTCCGCCGGTCGCCATCAATAGTATTGCTACCATTATGCTGCCCCTCGACTTGCATGTGTTAAGCCTGCCGCTAGCGTTCATCCTGAGCCAGGATCAAACTCTCCATTGTATAATTTAATGTTTTGTTAGAGTCCTGACTGTTTCTTATTTCCTAAAAGGAAATTGACAGATAAATACTACACTTTTTCTCAAGTTTACCAGTAATTCAAAGAACCATTTTTCGGAAACCTTTCCGCTTATTTTCGGAGCGGAAAGTGGTGCAAAGGTAAAACCTTTTTTCGAATCCGCCAAATTTTTGAAGAACTTTTTTCGAAGCTTTTTCAAAACCTCTCCGCCTGTTTTCGGGGCGGAAAGTGGC
Coding sequences within it:
- the tamL gene encoding translocation and assembly module lipoprotein TamL yields the protein MRRLYPIAVAALCILCTACSVVRKLPEGSYLVQKVTIEDDRNVPKKERITASELDRYVWQSPNKRFLGTNFYVWVYNQSNPDKDNWWNRFKRKIGEKPVVYDPALTLKSAENLKAYMESHGFFSSRVRYHVDTTSRRKRAIITYRTEQGPPSRYGKINYEFNDKFIEKIILQDTASTLIRPGGIFNSATLDAERERITRYLRDRGYYNFSVNNISYRYPYDTVGSRVGDLTMVVKQYLTGYNDRGEPVMENNKVYRISEINMLPGYDPTVSFTDREVRYDTVAYRGLNVVYDGKHNVRPRVLRQAIPLYPNYLYNAEQINRTYNNIMSLGYFKSTRITFDELPAPDSTNLVSYIGNADDSLATQYTQEGYLRCNILGTPQLKQSYKIDLEGTTTSSFYGLKASVGYQNRNLFRGMESFDIAFSIGHEFMKSRDSGKRNAKEFGVTAGLAFPRFLLPFFSSRYRPSLVTPRTRLELSFNYQDRPYYRRTLTSMTWTYSWSNEKYSSFAVRPVDLNLVDMSYINQDFFEKLQNLYLRNSYTSQLVAGISGSYTYNNQLKNPGRNATLVRFNWETAGNLIGGLEHLFSSPAKGKDYYEIFGIQYSQYFRVDLSASRKIMLGEKAAIAGRLYAGCGLAYGNSTSIPFDRLFYCGGSNGMRGWIPRMLGPGSVPVDPDKVTYPVQLGDMKLEANLEFRFPIWGIFHGATFFDVGNIWFMGNSAEEYPPEAVFHIRDFYKQLGFNTGLGIRLDIKFAVLRLDWGIQLHNPNNPAGKRWIHDFKWSNTALNFGVGYPF
- a CDS encoding MFS transporter, whose protein sequence is MTTFYDKTGLPKSLAWGFIGVLIFMMGDGIEQTWLSRYIASQGLDHEVLFTVYGISVALSAWFSGVIAETIGVRRTMLLGYLVYLVGMAGFAGIGMMGLNYPVLLVTYAIKGLGYPLFAYTFIVWIAYRVDKSRLSSAQGWFWFVFTGGLNVLGAYYGAYAMERIGVVPTLWSSLVFASVGAVLALWVNKCDDRNLFVGAERPSSGTSKFRELLSGLAIMKREPKVLVGGIVRVINTTSQFAFVVFMPLYLKDYGIGDTQWASIWGSIFLFNILFNLIFGIVGDHIGWGRTIVWFGGVGCAVSVLLFFYAPVICNNFWFILACGALWCIMLAGYVPLSALVPSLVDKDKGAAVSVLNLGAGLAAFVGPLIVALFRNAIGYVGIVWFMAGLYILSAVMTYCIAPRNR